In Caretta caretta isolate rCarCar2 chromosome 20, rCarCar1.hap1, whole genome shotgun sequence, a single window of DNA contains:
- the AVIL gene encoding advillin, producing MALSSAFKAVNNMPGLLIWRVEKMDLVQVPPKSHGNFYEGDCYVLLSTRRSGSVLAHNIHCWVGKGSSWDKQGCAAIYTTQLDDYLGGGPVQHREVQCHESDLFKGYFKQGIIYKKGGVASGMTHVETNVYNVRRLLHVKGRRNIAATEVEMSWDSFNLGDVFLLDLGKVIIQWNGPESNTRERLKAMLLAKDIRDRERGGRAEIGVVDGDQEGASLELTTVLQSVLGDRPRKIKPSTPDEVVDQQQKTTVLLYRVSDSGGKMQVLEEAARPLVQELLSHDDCYILDHAGTKIYVWKGKGASKAERRTAMDKALEFINMKGYPCGTNVETVNDGAESAMFKQLFQTWTVRDQTVGLGKAYSAGKTAKVSQEKFDAMLLHTRPELAAQERMVDNGEGKVEVWRIENLELEPVEYQWHGFFFGGDCYLVLYTYGVNHRPRYILYLWQGRHATQDELAASAYQAVEVDRQFKGEPVQVRVSMGKEPRHFLAIFKGKLVIFEGGTSRKSNKEPEPPVRLFQIHGTAQSNTKAVEVPAFASSLNSNDVFLLQTQAEHYLWYGKGSSGDEREMAKQLAATICEGTQETVAEGQEPAAFWEVLGGKAPYASDKRLQQEVPDHPPRLFECSNKTGRFVVTEVTDFGQDDLSESDVMLLDTWDQVFLWLGKDANTMEKEAALATAQEYLCTHPSGRDTDTPILVVKQGFEPPNFTGWFVAWDPHKWSEGKTYEQLKEELGDACAIVRITADLNGTALSPSSGAHSGGVAQFYPLEVLTNQEELPGDVDPAKKENYLSESDFVAVFGIRREEFAALPSWKQINLKKEKGLF from the exons ATGGCTCTGAGCAGTGCTTTCAAGGCGGTTAACAACATGCCCGGCCTCCTCATCTGGAGGGTTGAG AAAATGGACCTGGTGCAGGTGCCTCCGAAATCCCATGGCAATTTCTATGAGGGCGACTGCTACGTCCTCCTCTCG ACCCGGCGCTCGGGCAGCGTCCTGGCCCACAACATCCATTGCTGGGTCGGGAAGGGCTCCTCATGGGACAAGCAGGGCTGCGCCGCCATCTACACCACCCAGCTGGACGACTACCTGGGTGGGGGCCCCGTGCAGCACCGGGAGGTGCAGTGCCACGAGTCGGACCTCTTCAAAGGCTACTTCAAGCAGGGCATCAT ctacAAGAAGGGCGGGGTGGCCTCGGGGATGACGCACGTGGAGACCAACGTCTACAACGTCCGGCGCCTGCTGCACGTCAAGGGGAGACGGAACATCGCGGCCACCGAG GTGGAGATGAGCTGGGACAGTTTTAACCTGGGGGACGTGTTCCTGCTGGACCTGGGGAAGGTCATTATTCAGTGGAACGGCCCCGAGAGCAACACCAGGGAGCGGCTGAAG GCCATGCTCCTGGCCAAAGACATCCGCGACCGGGAGCGTGGGGGGCGGGCAGAGATCGGGGTGGTGGACGGCGACCAGGAGGGAGCCAGCCTGGAGCTGACAACGGTGCTGCAGAGCGTGCTTGGAGACAGGCCACGGAAGATCAAACCCAGCACCCCGGACGAGGTGGTGGACCAGCAGCAGAAGACCACTGTCCTGCTCTATCG TGTCTCAGACTCCGGAGGGAAAATGCAGGTGCTGGAAGAGGCCGCAAGGCCGCTGGTGCAGGAGCTGTTGAGCCATGAC GACTGCTACATCCTGGATCATGCCGGGACCAAGATCTATGtctggaaggggaagggggcttcCAAggcagagaggcgaacggccatgGACAAAGCTCTG GAGTTCATCAACATGAAGGGCTACCCCTGCGGCACCAACGTGGAGACGGTGAACGATGGTGCCGAATCCGCCATGTTCAAGCAGCTGTTCCAGACATGGACCGTCCGGGACCAGACGGTGGGGCTGGGCAAAGCCTACAGCGCTGGCAAAACGG ccaAAGTCAGCCAGGAGAAGTTTGATGCCATGCTGCTGCACACCCGGCCCGAGCTGGCCGCCCAGGAGCGGATGGTGGATAACGGGGAAGGGAAGGTGGAG GTCTGGAGGATCGAGAATCTGGAGCTGGAGCCGGTGGAATACCAGTGGCATGGCTTCTTCTTCGGCGGAGACTGCTACCTGGTGCTTTATACCTACGGTGTGAACCACCGGCCCCGCTACATCCTGTACCTCTGGCAG GGTCGCCACGCCACGCAGGACGAGCTGGCTGCCTCCGCATACCAGGCGGTGGAAGTGGACCGGCAGTTCAAGGGGGAGCCGGTGCAGGTGCGCGTGAGCATGGGCAAGGAGCCGCGCCACTTCCTGGCCATCTTCAAAGGGAAGCTGGTCATCTTTGAG ggTGGGACATCCAGGAAAAGCAACAAAGAACCGGAACCGCCCGTAAGGCTCTTCCAGATCCACGGAACCGCCCAGTCCAACACCAAAGCCGTGGAAGTCCCGGCGTTTGCCTCGTCACTCAACTCCAACGACGTCTTCCTGCTCCAGACCCAGGCCGAGCACTACCTGTGGTACGGCAAG GGCTCCAGCGGGGACGAGCGGGAAATGGCGAAGCAGCTGGCTGCAACCATCTGTGAGGGCACACAGGAAACTGTGGCCGAAGGGCAGGAGCCAGCAGCGTtctgggaagtgctgggaggcaAAGCCCCTTATGCCAGCGACAAAAG GCTCCAGCAGGAAGTCCCAGATCACCCGCCCCGGCTCTTCGAATGCTCCAACAAGACGGGACGCTTCGTGGTGACGGAAGTGACCGACTTCGGCCAGGATGACCTGAGCGAAAGCGACGTGATGCTGCTCGACACATGGGACCAG GTCTTCTTGTGGCTTGGGAAGGATGCCAACACGATGGAGAAAGAAGCAGCGCTGGCCACTGCTCAGGAATATCTTTGCACCCACCCCAGCGGGAGGGACACTGACACGCCCATCTTGGTGGTCAAGCAGGGCTTTGAGCCACCCAACTTCACTGGGTGGTTTGTAGCCTGGGACCCACACAAATGGAGC GAAGGGAAGACTTACGAGCAGCTGAAGGAGGAGCTGGGAGATGCTTGTGCCATTGTCAGGATCACAGCT GATCTGAACGGGACAgctctctcccccagctctggggcccACAGTGGTGGCGTGGCTCAGTTCTACCCTCTAGAAGTGCTAACTAACCAGGAGGAACTGCCAGGAGATGTAGACCCTGCCAAGAAAGAG AATTACCTCTCCGAAAGTGACTTTGTGGCAGTGTTTGGAATCAGGAGGGAGGAATTTGCTGCTCTTCCCAGCTGGAAGCAGATCAActtgaagaaagaaaaagggCTCTTCTAA